Genomic segment of Candidatus Chlorohelix allophototropha:
AAGTGATGATTGAGGATGTTATTTTAGCGCGGGTGGCAGTGCTTGAAACCCTATTTCCTACTATCAATCAGGCAGTGGAGCAGATTGCAAGGGTGTTCAACGATTTTTTAGACTAATATCCCCTCCTTATCATTGTTCGTTTCCTTTCTGACAATTGCTACGGTTGAGCAAGCCCGTAGCAATTTTATTTCTCCTCTCTTTTATCAAATCCGTAAATTTACCCGATTTTAGACCCCTAATTCGCTTGAATGGCTTTACAAACAGTGTGAAGCGATTTTTAAGGGTGGTATGTTTGTACCTTTTCCCCTTGCAATCGGTGTTCAAGGGCTTTGTGGTTTGTGGGTTATAAGCGTTCACAAGCCCGTCAATGCCGCTTGCGCTTGTTACCAGCATTATGACAGGGTTCACAGCTTCACGGGCTTTGTATTGCGTATTTTTATATTCGTGTGGATGTATATTGCTTTTCTATGTGAACAGTTATATAATGCTAGTAACAATATTTACTGATTACTGATTAGGAAAGGACAAAGACAATGACTATCGTTTGGAAGAAGATTGACCGAAACATCCCCGAAGCCCTGAAAGTAACTTGCCCGATATGTGGTAAGACCACCGTAGTTATCGGATACCAGACGGGAGCAGGACACTATTTTAACAAAGCCGCTTCTGTAGTGGATTGCAAGCACTTTCGACCATATAGCGCGAAGAAGCCGACCAGACCTTGCACGATAGATTTTGACAACCTGCCGTATATGACGTGGTTTAACACTGCTGAAAAGTAGAGAGGAGCAGGAGCGATGTTTAGCTGTGAAAATTGTGGTAAGCCCCTCTCTTGGAGAGGGGGCTATGGTGAGGATACCGATATTTGGGTTTGCGAAGATGGACACGAAAACCTGCTAGAGCCACGACATTACCCGGACGTTATTGATAGTCAAGGTAATCCAACTGAGTGGTATTACTTTTATCAGGAACGACAGGCTAGAAGGATTGCACAAATCGAAGCCGAGATTGCAGAAGAAGAACGCTTAAACCCAAGACCAGTTGACGATGAAATATTTTATTAGAGAGGAGCAGGAGCGATGCAGACAGTATTTATAGTGCGAACCTTTCTAAAGTATCGGGTAGAAATAATCGGGACGTTTGAAAGTGAAACCGGGATTGTGTATCGAACAAGACGGGTGGACAAAACAGGTAAAGCATATCCCGGCTGTGGTGAGGAATGGCACACAATATTAAACCCAGACTACTAGAGGAGTAGAACGATGAAGCAGGTACAATTTGACGTTAGGGCAATCAGTAGTGGGACGTTAGGATTGCTAATCGGTAGCCCCCTTTACCGGGATATAGACCCGATTGCGATTGAGTTTGCGCTTTTCACCGATGCCACGATTGCAGAAGCAAATTATCAGAATTGGCATCAAGCGTGGATTGCCTTCTCCAAGTGCAAGGGTAAAGAATTGCAGGACGGATTGAAAAGTTTGGTTTGGAAAGTGGAGTAAGAGGATTAGAGAAATGAAACAAACAGCCTATTGCGCCGAGTGTGGTATGCCTATCGGTAAAAAAGAAGATGAGGGTCTGGGATGTGAAAATCACGTTATGCTTACCCGGATTGAGTTTGAAGCCAATGTGACCGATATGGCTAAGAGGTTATTGCAAGCGCAACCGAGCGGGAACGTCTTTTGGAAGACCAGTCTCGATGTAACCCAACAGGACGTTGAGCAGATTGTAAGCAAGTGGTTAGCACTTGTGCTAGACGAGATTAAAGATTATGCCGTGTGGTTTGCGACAAACCCTAATAGCCAACACGGTTCGATGTTCCTTGCAGCCCAAGCCGAGTATTTTGACCGCAAAGAGCTGGAGAAGTAAATCAGAGCTTGCGCGGGTCGGTAATAGCCGACCTTTTTTTGTGTCAAAAAAAGACCACCCGGCTAAGGTAGTCTATGGCACTTATTAGCTGTGTATATCACTCTACTACGCAAGACAACCCGATTGCCTTGCCCCTCTAGTTTACCATTGTGAACATCTTATTGACAAGGGTGAACAACCGTTCTAAGATAATTAAATTGTTACCAGTACCAGCCACATTGGAGGATGCACTTGAACCGCCGCAAGTTTATCGGCTGGCTGGCAGTTGTGCCAGCGATACCTGCTATATCTCGCTTGCCCGAAATGCCAGCGAAGATACCTGCGCCACCACTACCAGACCCGATTGATGAGACCATCCTATTGGATAATGCCACCGCTTTCTACCAAACCGCTTCTAAGGTAGCTTCTTCAATCGGCGATATGGCTTCCGGGTTGGAAGCCTTAAAACAGTATAAGGCTGTGCCACTGGAACAAATGCAAGCTTTTAGCCGGGATATGCAAGCCCTGTTCACCACGCTAAACAAACCTATAGAGGAGTAATAAATGACTAAGTGGATTATTAGCGGGATTAGGAAAGAGAACGTGCAAACACTGATTGACCTAATCCGGGACAAAAACGAGAAGATTATCACCTTGACACCCTATTTCATTCAATCAGTGCAATTTTTGAAACTGGACACCGAGACCGGGATAGCCACCAACTCAAGCCTACGTGAGTTTATCCGATACTGCTTGAAAGGCGAAGAAGAAGAAGCACCTGCCATCGAAGAACAAAATGCCGATGCAGACGAGGAGACCCCCGAATATGCCACGACTAAAAACAGGTGAGAACGTCTGGGACGCTGCTATCGGTAGAATGGTCGAGCTATACGAGCAAGGACACAGGATAGTCGTATCCTTTTCAGGTGGGAAGGATAGCGGGGTCGCACTTGAGATTTGTATCATTGCCGCAAGTATAACCAACCGATTACCCGTTGAAGTCATTATGCGTGACGAGGAAATAATGTTTCCCGGCACGTTCGAATATGCCGAGCGGATTGCAAAACGCCCCGAAGTTTCCTTCCATTGGATTTATGCTTGCCAGCCTATCCTAAATGTATTCAACCGGGAAGAACCTTTCTGGTGGGTCTTTGACCCGCTCCTCGACCCTGAACAATGGGTTCGCCAGCCACCGGCTAGGGCATACAAAATACCCGATATGTCCATATCCCGAATGACCATCCCAGAACGCTTTCCACCTGCGCCCGGTAAAAAGCTCTATGCCGTAATCGGATTAAGGGTAGCAGAGAGCAGGGCTAGGATGTACGGCTTGTTTTCCAGTGGTGGTCATATCACCAAAGAAAACGAATACGGCGTTGCCAATGTGCGCCCGATTTACGACTGGTCGGATGGGGATATTTGGAAAGCCCTATCTGACAATAAGTGGGATTACAACAGTGCCTATGACGTGATGTATCGGCTTGGTGTGCCGAGAAAAAACCTACGCATTGCCCCACCGACTATGAATGCTTCTGGTGTCGAACACCTTGCAATGGCTGAAAGAGCGTTTCCCAAATGGTTTGAAAAGGTGTGCAAGCGATTACCCGGAACACGCACTGCCGCTCACTACGGTAAAAGAGTGGTGCAGCCCTACCGTCAAGTAGGCGAAACGTGGGAGCAGTGCTTCAAACGCACCTGTATTGATACCGCTCCACAATGGATTAAAGACCGCGCTATTTACGCTTCCACCCGGATTGTATCAACCCATTCTGTTCACAGTACCTACCCATTGCCAGAGGTCACACCTTGCTATATGTGTCAAGGCAATGCTGGCAGTTGGAAGAAGTTAGCGGAAGGCTGTTACAACGGAGACCCCTTCCATCAAAAGGTGTGGCTGCTACCCGAAGTAGAGCCAGAGTTCTTTAGACCCGGCACTGGTAAGTGGGGAGGTAAGCCAACGTGGTAAGTCTTTCTATTGCCATTATTACTCATCCTGCTAGATTGCCTTATGCGATGGGACTACAAGCCGAGCTAAACGACCAGATTGAACGTAGCCCTAACTTCGACAGGTTTTTTACGCCAAGTCTAGTAGTGGACGATTATCCGGGTGGTTGGTATCCACGTCAAGGATTAAGAGCGGCTAATGCTTTTAATCCTAATGCTACGCACCACCTTGTGATTGAAGATGATATAGAATTGACCCCACGCTTTTTAGACACTGCCCTAAAAATACTTGAAGCCCTAGAATCAAACAACCTTGAAGTGGTACTCACATTTATGTCATTTGCGCCTGTTACTGCTACCTTGCAAGAACAGGGACACAGGTGGATTTACCGTGATACTATGAGCGGCTTTTGGGCTACAATCCTTCCAATTGAACTCTGGCAAGCTGTTTATGATTGGGGAATTTCTACCTTAGAATTTACTCCGGGTCGTCCAAGACCAATGTTCGAAACTCTTATCACTTTTTACCACCATTTTGTAATTAAAAAGCCCTGTCGGGTTTACATACCGATTCCAAACCTTGTCCAACACTTGGAGCTTGAGAGTTTGCTAGGACATAAATACTTTAATAAACCTAGAACATCTCCTACCTTCAAACGGGTTGTAACCGATACCGATGACCCGTTCTATTTAGACTGGTCTAAAGACATCACAGAGCCAGTTAAAATATCTGGCTATTCATTGACAAAGTTCTACAAAATGCCTTATTGGAGGAACTATGTCAACCAATTTTAGAATAGCCACTCTTAATAATAAATCCGTAGCTTTTTACCCATTGCTAGGACAGTTTCTAGCTAACCGCAAAGTTATAAATGCGTTGGATGGCTACCCGCCATACGATGATGATAACAGAGAATGGTTTGTAGCATTGGATGAAGGAAATAAGGTTGTCGGGTTTTCGGCTGTCGCTGATATGAAAAGCTATGTGTTACTAGCAAGTAATTACGTCTTACCTGACTATAGACACAATGGAATATTTACCCATATCACTCACCTTGAAATTGAAAAATATCGACACAAGCAAATTAGAGTTGTGGCAAACCAACACTCATCCAAACTGTATCTAGCAATCGGGTTCATCCCTTATAAACCAGCCACTAAAAACTATCATTATCTTTACCTTCAAGGATTAAAGAAAGAGGAAGCTGAATGACCG
This window contains:
- a CDS encoding GNAT family N-acetyltransferase; its protein translation is MSTNFRIATLNNKSVAFYPLLGQFLANRKVINALDGYPPYDDDNREWFVALDEGNKVVGFSAVADMKSYVLLASNYVLPDYRHNGIFTHITHLEIEKYRHKQIRVVANQHSSKLYLAIGFIPYKPATKNYHYLYLQGLKKEEAE
- a CDS encoding phosphoadenosine phosphosulfate reductase family protein, with protein sequence MPRLKTGENVWDAAIGRMVELYEQGHRIVVSFSGGKDSGVALEICIIAASITNRLPVEVIMRDEEIMFPGTFEYAERIAKRPEVSFHWIYACQPILNVFNREEPFWWVFDPLLDPEQWVRQPPARAYKIPDMSISRMTIPERFPPAPGKKLYAVIGLRVAESRARMYGLFSSGGHITKENEYGVANVRPIYDWSDGDIWKALSDNKWDYNSAYDVMYRLGVPRKNLRIAPPTMNASGVEHLAMAERAFPKWFEKVCKRLPGTRTAAHYGKRVVQPYRQVGETWEQCFKRTCIDTAPQWIKDRAIYASTRIVSTHSVHSTYPLPEVTPCYMCQGNAGSWKKLAEGCYNGDPFHQKVWLLPEVEPEFFRPGTGKWGGKPTW